A genomic region of Pristiophorus japonicus isolate sPriJap1 chromosome 20, sPriJap1.hap1, whole genome shotgun sequence contains the following coding sequences:
- the LOC139232729 gene encoding transmembrane 4 L6 family member 1-like — translation MCPRECAGCIAVSLFPVIFFCVVANLLLFFPNWSLVYIQEQHLTVEVLYLGGAVGGGFLVLFPAMHFLAISKKQYCGERCGMCLSVLFALISVLGATYCFGISALGLIYGPFCQHSQGSRDLKWGRPFEDNLTEFGPGSYLFNQTLWSQCIEPKNIVLFNLVLFTVQLGSSAIEVFLCFIQMINGLVGCICGERRRPQR, via the exons ATGTGTCCCAGAGAGTGTGCCGGATGCATCGCGGTTTCACTCTTCCCCGTCATCTTCTTCTGCGTGGTGGCCAATCTTCTGCTTTTCTTCCCAAACTGGAGCCTGGTGTACATCCAGGAGCAGCACCTGACGGTGGAGGTGCTGTACCTGGGTGGAGCGGTGGGAGGAGGCTTCCTG GTTTTGTTCCCGGCCATGCATTTCTTAGCAATAAGCAAaaagcaatattgtggagaaagatGTGGG ATGTGTCTCTCAGTGCTGTTTGCCCTCATTAGTGTTCTGGGTGCAACCTACTGCTTTGGTATCTCTGCGTTGGGCTTGATTTACGGACCCTTCTGTCAGCATTCCCAAGGTTCCCGCGACTTAAAATGGGGAAGACCCTTTGAAGATAACCTCACGGAATTCGG GCCTGGCAGCTACCTGTTCAATCAAACGCTATGGAGTCAATGCATCGAGCCAAAGAACATTGTCCTCTTCAATCTGGTGTTGTTCACCGTACAGCTGGGTTCCAGTGCCATTGAAGTCTTCTTGTGTTTCATCCAGATGATCAACGGTCTGGTTGGATGCATCTGTGGGGAGCGCAG AAGACCACAAAGGTGA